The Halichoerus grypus chromosome 14, mHalGry1.hap1.1, whole genome shotgun sequence genome contains a region encoding:
- the LOC118545463 gene encoding LOW QUALITY PROTEIN: olfactory receptor 1L6-like (The sequence of the model RefSeq protein was modified relative to this genomic sequence to represent the inferred CDS: inserted 1 base in 1 codon) — MLRRNQSRMTEFLLLGLTSVPKEQGRLFASFLAMYLVNMAGNSVITAAIRGDARLHTPMYFFLSNLSLVDICFTSVIVPRTLANMPSKSKKVPLAQGLFVAFGITDSFLLVAMAIDRYMAICXPAHYMMTMGPRRCLLLVMASWVLSHLHSLTHTILMARLSFCGPNVIHHFFCDVQPLLTLSCSETSVNELLAFTEGSVVTMSPFILIIVSYVFITRAILRVPSGGGRYKVFSTCGSHLMIVALFYGTIIFVYIRPPSTYSVTKDRVVTVIYTVVIPMLNPFIYSLRNKDMKQALKKLIRRVE; from the exons ATGCTGAGGAGAAACCAGAGCCGTATGACTGAATTCCTCCTCCTGGGACTGACCAGTGTCCCCAAAGAGCAGGGCCGGCTCTTTGCCAGCTTCCTCGCCATGTATCTGGTCAACATGGCTGGCAACTCAGTCATCACTGCAGCCATCCGGGGGGATGCCCGCCTCCAtacccccatgtacttcttcctctccaaccTGTCCCTGGTGGACATCTGCTTTACAAGTGTCATTGTGCCAAGGACGCTGGCAAACATGCCGAGCAAGAGCAAGAAGGTTCCCCTTGCCCAGGGCCTCTTTGTGGCCTTTGGGATCACTGACAGCTTCCTCCTGGTGGCCATGGCTATTGACCGCTACATGGCCATCT AACCTGCGCATTACATGATGACCATGGGCCCCCGGCGCTGTCTCCTGCTGGTGATGGCGTCCTGGGTGCTGTCCCACCTCCACTCACTCACCCATACGATTCTCATGGCCCGCCTCTCCTTCTGTGGGCCCAACGTCATCCACCACTTCTTCTGTGACGTCCAGCCACTGCTGACGCTCTCCTGCTCTGAGACTTCCGTCAATGAGCTTTTGGCCTTCACAGAGGGCTCCGTGGTGACCATGAGTCCCTTCATCTTGATCATTGTCTCTTATGTTTTTATCACCCGTGCCATTCTGAGGGTCCCTTCCGGGGGAGGGAGGTACAAGGTCTTCTCCACCTGTGGATCCCACCTCATGATTGTGGCGCTATTCTATGGAACCATAATATTTGTGTACATTCGCCCCCCATCCACCTACTCAGTGACAAAGGACCGTGTGGTCACTGTCATCTATACAGTAGTTATCCCCATGCTGAACCCTTTTATCTACAGTCTTAGGAATAAGGACATGAAACAGGCCTTGAAAAAGCTGATCAGAAGGGTAGAATAG
- the LOC118545559 gene encoding olfactory receptor 1G1-like, whose product MAIRNHTSITDFLLLGFSEHPEQLPLLSGLFLGMYLVTVLGNLLIILAIVADQHLHTPMYFFLANLSLIDTCLSCTIVPKVLVNILTQHHTISHTGCLVQMYFFMALALLDDFLLAVMAYDRYVAICLPLHYTTIMCPQRCLLLVAASWLCAHLLAFSLTLLMSQFSFCASHSIPHFFCDLLPLLKLACSDTQIFQVMMFAEAALSGVVPLTCVLVSYAHIMHTILRVPSAGGKHKVFSTCGSHLTVVTLFYGTVFLVYFQPSSSYSADTGMVASVVYTMVTPMLNPFIYSLRNRDIKGALWRLSGWRRCSIL is encoded by the coding sequence ATGGCAATCAGAAACCACACCAGCATCACTGACTTCCTGCTCCTGGGCTTCTCTGAACACCCAGAGCAGCTGCCTCTCCTGTCTGGGCTCTTCCTAGGCATGTACCTGGTGACCGTGTTGGGGAACCTGCTCATCATCCTGGCCATAGTTGCTGACCAGcacctccacacccccatgtacttcttcctggcCAACCTGTCCCTCATCGATACCTGCCTCTCCTGCACCATTGTCCCCAAGGTGCTGGTGAACATCCTCACACAACACCACACCATCTCCCACACTGGGTGCCTCGTGCAGATGTACTTCTTCATGGCACTGGCCCTGCTGGACGACTTCCTGCTGGCCGTGATGGCATATGACCGCTACGTGGCCATCTGTCTTCCTCTCCACTACACCACGATCATGTGTCCCCAACGCTGCCTGCTGCTGGTCGCCGCATCCTGGCTCTGCGCCCACCTCCTggccttctccctcaccctcctcatGTCTCAGTTCTCCTTCTGTGCCTCCCATTCCATCCCACACTTTTTCTGtgaccttctccctctcctcaaacTTGCCTGCTCAGACACCCAGATCTTTCAGGTCATGATGTTTGCTGAAGCAGCCCTCTCGGGCGTGGTCCCTCTCACCTGTGTCCTGGTCTCTTATGCCCACATCATGCACACCATCCTCAGGGTCCCCTCGGCTGGGGGGAAGCACAAAGTCTTCTCGACCTGTGGCTCTCACCTGACAGTGGTCACTCTCTTCTATGGAACTGTCTTTCTGGTGTATTTCCAGCCCTCATCCTCCTACTCAGCAGACACTGGAATGGTGGCATCTGTGGTATATACGATGGTCACCCCCATGCTGAACCCCTTCATCTATAGCCTGAGGAACAGGGACATAAAGGGGGCTCTGTGGAGGCTCTCAGGCTGGAGAAGATGCTCTATTCTGTAA